From Halobacillus sp. Marseille-Q1614, the proteins below share one genomic window:
- a CDS encoding helix-turn-helix domain-containing protein, which produces MEYGKALRFHRVKQGLTQNQLADGIISSAYLSKIENDQTVPAIEVLELLYERLGIDINESALNHPSKEKLKEWYEAIVLKRSEDATRLQDELLQQKNMLNNHQLYVFYELFRIRYLLLEGNVEEAYEAWKNIKQHKDTFDEEMAFYYHLITGLVKYYKGDFDDSVHELTAAKETFSSVDIERWEISDLYYLLSLSTSQAFQGSASVFYAEQALDMYQSQYDLSRSADCHIILGINYSRLRNYNKSLENYHLARKIALQTNDLEQLKFAYNNIGVLEARFDNHKASIDNYLKSLEYAFDSEAPQNLYELLNTIHGLIIEYYKLGDYEGCAHWIEEGKSKLKDFSSKAHELHFEFYQRLITNKPNLSIYLEDEVIPFFQERNNYYYIIRYAVFLADLLEKQRMYKKSSSYLRLAIELLNKHSQLGGIYL; this is translated from the coding sequence ATGGAATATGGCAAAGCGCTTCGGTTTCATCGTGTTAAACAGGGTTTGACACAAAACCAGCTCGCTGATGGCATCATTTCGTCTGCCTATCTTTCTAAAATTGAAAATGATCAGACGGTGCCTGCGATTGAGGTGCTTGAACTGCTTTACGAAAGGCTCGGTATCGATATTAACGAGTCTGCGCTCAACCATCCTTCTAAAGAAAAGCTTAAGGAATGGTATGAAGCGATCGTATTAAAGCGCTCAGAAGATGCTACGCGGCTGCAAGATGAACTCCTTCAGCAAAAGAATATGCTTAACAACCATCAATTGTATGTTTTCTATGAACTTTTCCGCATCCGATACTTGCTTTTAGAAGGTAATGTTGAGGAGGCTTATGAAGCATGGAAAAATATCAAACAGCATAAAGATACTTTTGATGAAGAGATGGCGTTTTATTATCATTTGATCACAGGGCTAGTGAAATACTATAAAGGCGATTTCGATGATTCAGTACATGAGTTAACAGCAGCAAAAGAAACCTTCTCCTCAGTGGATATAGAACGCTGGGAAATTAGTGATCTTTACTATTTATTATCTTTAAGTACAAGCCAGGCCTTTCAAGGATCAGCTTCAGTCTTTTATGCTGAACAAGCTCTTGATATGTATCAATCCCAGTATGATCTATCGAGAAGCGCAGATTGTCATATAATTCTGGGGATAAATTACAGCAGACTTCGAAATTATAATAAGTCTCTGGAAAACTATCATTTAGCCAGGAAGATTGCCCTTCAAACCAATGACCTTGAACAACTAAAATTTGCTTATAATAATATAGGTGTTTTAGAAGCGAGGTTCGATAACCATAAAGCTTCCATTGATAATTATTTAAAAAGCTTAGAATATGCGTTTGATTCTGAAGCTCCACAAAATCTTTATGAATTGTTAAATACTATTCATGGATTAATCATTGAGTACTATAAGCTTGGTGATTATGAAGGTTGCGCCCATTGGATTGAAGAAGGGAAAAGTAAACTCAAAGATTTCTCATCAAAAGCTCATGAACTCCACTTTGAGTTTTACCAGAGGTTAATAACTAATAAGCCAAATCTTTCAATTTATTTAGAAGATGAAGTTATTCCTTTTTTTCAAGAAAGGAATAATTATTACTATATAATACGCTATGCTGTTTTTCTCGCAGATTTATTGGAAAAGCAAAGAATGTACAAGAAATCTTCATCTTACCTTAGGTTAGCAATTGAATTGTTAAATAAACATTCTCAACTAGGAGGGATATATCTATGA